The following coding sequences lie in one Carcharodon carcharias isolate sCarCar2 chromosome 5, sCarCar2.pri, whole genome shotgun sequence genomic window:
- the lbh gene encoding protein LBH gives MTGVMSAGSMEQMELSSHKDTLCFQIFPDPSDFEHCCRLKDRLPSIVVEPSEGEVESGELRWPPEELVVTEEPSQKVCEEGETQVSMEQ, from the exons ATGACTGGGGTGATGAGCGCTGGCTCGATGGAGCAGATGGAACTCAGTTCCCACAAGGACACTCTCTGTTTCCAG ATATTTCCTGACCCCTCGGACTTTGAACATTGCTGCAGACTGAAGGACCGTCTCCCATCCATCGTGGTGGAACCGAGcgagggagaggttgagagtgggGAGCTGCGATGGCCGCCAGAGGAGTTGGTGGTCACTGAGGAGCCCAGCCAGAAAGTCTGCGAAGAGGGTGAGACCCAGGTTAGCATGGAGCAATAG